The following are encoded together in the Pungitius pungitius chromosome 7, fPunPun2.1, whole genome shotgun sequence genome:
- the lrrc7 gene encoding leucine-rich repeat-containing protein 7 isoform X9 has translation MDNYSTLQLQCLEMTTKRKLIGRLVPCRCFRGEEEVISVLDYSHCSLQQVPKEIFSFERTLEELYLDANQIEELPKQLFNCQALKKLSMPDNDLSNLPTTIASLVNLKELDISKNGIQEFPDNIKCCKGLSVVEASVNPITKLPDGFTQLLNLTQLFLNDAFLEFLPANFGRLSKLRILELRENHLKTMPKSIHRLTQLERLDLGSNEFTEMPEVLEQIHNLRELWLDNNSLQNIPGAIGKLRQLRYFDLAKNRIETLDTEISGCESLEDLLLSSNMLQHLPDSIGMLKKLTTLKVDDNQLTSLPNTIGSAKPKHGLSLLEELDCSCNELESLPPTIGYLHNLRTFAADENFLSELPREIGNCKNVTVMSMRSNKLEFLPDEIGQMTKLRVLNLSDNRLKNLPFTFTKLKDLAALWLSDNQSKALIPLQTEAHPETKQKVLTNYMFPQQPRHDEDYQSDSDSFNPTLWEEQRQQRMTVAFDFEDKKEEEDNSGKVKVEINLKRYPTPYPEDLKNMVKSVQSLVGKNVHAGHGHQHQHQHQHQHQHQHQHQHQHQLSTGSATSAGTNMEHTHLSKEQYEPPWPLPPKEVTDREMQDFSQSQLMDQGSMHNSGIDIPKRKDKEDLTESSEDSMGGSPNDIRISDMRPTLVEPPMYKPKVVLLGKDKKESTDEEVDKLHCLNHSGSSATYSDYSPSQGSSGSSNPPGNAHPHAHSHAHSHQHPHQHAHAPALPASSKDQAPQTHWTNRLAQSFPKPIDSKPLLSQRETPPSGTLQQRGDRRPLSEPFDWSEAPHYDNTGFDPEESPMDPPSTGSQGNPPLGSKPRSQSTHGRRPLLRQERIVGVPLELDTQTLPFHGNQRSTPDNDPQSGHPSQNPWQNWTRTPSPLEDRTAFPSKLDLTPTSSPNPDRKDPRLEQGTGPLPGSWTYHDNQGEQNRKDQLSVSGGNKVTVVMSKSSDRLSPMMRETRSKFKKSQSIDEIDIGSYKVYSIPVDSYSTSIEQQTSLDRQDMPCSMEQTNMSRSQSAPMLDDDLIFAGHGASNQNQSGQNQKPAIPHKAYHFDHNYNPQVTMDRRVPPPFPNTPDYVNHSSKALEYINQPGKTLPKELVSPRYRAYPPLEMFSFPQSPINQDGASSQHQQPIPAQRSRPGFLRRADSLVSSTELALFRRVHEAQQEALQEAQYRQQADPPLYGRALAYSAPMEHSALSNMADSQSQMMHNKRNGRYDDDYPTYQEQKKPMIGYPTKSLTQRRPLSARSYSTETYGASQTPSQQAAMLDNDQEGLSGSNQWAPYSLGRRDVPPDNLMKKSGHSHNPSHQSHNTMIVTSSSSSSSTTPHRVVQQGYDGMMNKGGQYQPGMPLSVVPSGGPGQYQGNMPQGHPAPGQGYQGSGLPMALSPSGNQPQYNLHSSHTSHQPATNPQYHGNQGMVHGNQGMVHGNQGMVHGNQGMVHSNQGMVHSNQGMVHSNQGMVHSNQVVMTHTNPRPQSARCLLQTKGQKSTDGFQEQLCVRIEKNPGLGFSISGGISGQGNPFKPSDMGIFVTRVQHDGPATSALQPGDKILQANGHSFLHMEHETAVSLLKSFQRTVDLLVLRDSGTC, from the exons TGCAGTGTCTGGAAATGACCACCAAGCGGAAGCTGATTGGCCGGCTGGTGCCGTGCCGCTGTTTCCGTGGTGAAGAGGAAGTGATTTCCGTGTTGGATTACTCCCACTGCAGCCTGCAGCAGGTCCCAAAGGAGATCTTCAGCTTTGAGAGGACTCTGGAGGAGCTCTACCTTGACGCCAACCAGATTGAGGAACTACCCAAG CAACTCTTCAACTGCCAGGCCTTGAAGAAGCTGAGCATGCCTGATAACGACTTGTCCAACCTGCCCACCACCATCGCCAGCTTGGTTAACCTCAAAGAGCTAGACATCAGTAAAAACG GTATCCAGGAGTTCCCTGACAATATAAAATGCTGTAAAGGCCTGTCTGTGGTGGAGGCCAGTGTCAACCCCATCACCAA ACTCCCAGATGGTTTTACGCAGCTCTTGAACCTGACCCAGCTCTTCTTAAACGATGCCTTCTTGGAGTTTCTCCCGGCTAACTTTGGCAG ACTCTCCAAACTACGGATCCTGGAGCTCAGAGAGAACCACCTGAAAACTATGCCAAA GTCCATCCACAGACTGACACAGCTGGAGAGGTTGGATCTGGGTAGCAATGAATTCACTGAAATG CCCGAGGTGTTGGAACAGATACACAACCTCAGAGAGCTGTGGCTGGATAACAACTCCCTACAGAATATACCAGGG GCGATAGGAAAACTTCGCCAATTGCGGTACTTTGACTTAGCTAAGAACCGCATCGAGACGCTGGACACTGAAATCTCCGGCTGTGAGTCCTTAGAAGACCTGCTTCTGTCCTCCAACATGCTGCAGCACCTCCCTGACTCTatag GAATGTTAAAGAAGCTGACAACATTGAAGGTAGATGACAACCAGCTGACCTCACTGCCTAACACCATTGGGAG TGCGAAGCCCAAGCACGG TCTGTCTCTATTGGAGGAGTTGGACTGCAGTTGTAATGAGTTGGAGTCGTTGCCTCCCACTATCGGCTACCTGCACAACCTGAGGACCTTCGCTGCTGACGAGAACTTCCTCTCAGAGCTGCCGCGGGAG atcgGTAACTGTAAGAATGTGACGGTTATGTCAATGCGGTCCAACAAACTGGAGTTTCTTCCTGATGAGATCGGACAGATGACCAAACTACGGGTTCTCAACCTCAGTGAtaacag GTTAAAGAATCTACCGTTCACCTTTACTAAGTTGAAGGACCTGGCCGCTCTCTGGCTTTCCGACAATCAG tccAAGGCTCTGATCCCACTGCAGACAGAAGCCCATCCAGAAACCAAACAGAAGGTTTTGACCAACTACATGTTTCCTCAGCAACCACGACATGATGAGG ATTACCAGTCGGATAGTGACAGCTTCAACCCTACTTTGTGGGAGGAGCAGAGACAGCAGAGGATGACTGTGGCCTTTGACTTTGAGGacaagaaagaagaggaagacaacTCTGGAAAGGTCAAG gtggagaTTAACCTAAAGCGCTACCCAACACCCTACCCCGAGGACCTTAAGAACATGGTCAAGTCGGTGCAAAGCCTTGTGGGTAAAAACGTACACGCGGGACACGGGCACCAGCACCAACACCAGCAccagcatcagcaccagcaccagcaccagcaccagcatcAGCACCAGCTGAGCACGGGCAGTGCCACCTCGGCAGGAACCAacatggaacacacacacctcagcaaAGAACAGTACGAACCACCGTGGCCCCTCCCTCCGAAAGAG GTGACGGACAGAGAGATGCAGGACTTCTCTCAGTCTCAGCTAATGGATCAGGGATCTATGCATAACTCTGGCATCGACATCCCCAAGAGGAAGGACAAAGAGGACCTGACAGAGAGCTCCGAG GACTCCATGGGTGGCTCTCCCAACGACATCCGTATTTCCGACATGAGGCCCACCCTGGTGGAGCCGCCCATGTACAAACCCAAGGTGGTTCTGCTGGGGAAGGACAAGAAAG aGTCCACAGATGAAGAGGTGGATAAGCTCCACTGTCTGAACCACAGCGGCTCCTCGGCCACCTACTCCGACTACTCTCCCTCACAGggctcctccggctcctccaaCCCGCCCGGCAACGCTCACCCACACGCGCACTCTCATGCGCACTCACACCAACACCCACATCAACATGCACACGCTCCCGCCCTTCCGGCCTCAAGCAAGGACCAGGCCCCTCAAACACACTGGACCAACAG GCTGGCTCAGTCTTTCCCCAAACCCATTGACTCCAAGCCCCTGCTATCTCAGAGAGAAACCCCTCCATCGGGAACCCTGCAGCAGCGCGGGGACCGACGCCCACTGAGCGAACCGTTTGATTGGTCTGAGGCTCCTCACTATGACAACACAGGTTTTGATCCCGAGGAGTCCCCGATGGATCCTCCGTCCACCGGAAGCCAAGGAAACCCGCCGCTGGGCTCGAAACCCCGCAGCCAGTCGACACACGGGCGCCGCCCCCTCCTCAGGCAGGAGCGAATCGTAGGGGTGCCCCTGGAGCTTGACACCCAGACGCTGCCCTTCCACGGCAACCAGCGCTCCACTCCGGACAATGACCCACAATCAGGGCATCCTTCCCAGAATCCCTGGCAGAACTGGACCAGAACCCCGAGCCCGCTGGAGGACCGAACCGCCTTTCCTTCCAAACTGGACCTGACGCCCACATCGAGCCCAAACCCAGACCGCAAGGACCCAAG GCTGGAACAAGGCACGGGGCCTTTGCCCGGCAGCTGGACATACCATGACAATCAGGGGGAGCAGAACAGGAAGGATCAGCTAAGTGTAAGCGGGGGCAACAAGGTGACCGTGGTGATGAGTAAAAGCTCGGACCGCCTGTCCCCCATGATGAGGGAGACGAGATCCAAGTTCAAGAAGTCCCAGAGCATCGATGAGATCGACATTGGCTCCTACAAGGTCTACAG tatACCCGTGGACAGCTACAGTACATCCATCGAGCAGCAGACGAGTTTGGACCGCCAAGACATGCCGTGTTCTATGGAGCAGACCAACATGTCGCGGTCACAGTCCGCCCCCATGCTAGACGACGACCTGATCTTCGCTGGACACGGAGCGAGCAACCAGAACCAGTCGGGGCAGAACCAGAAGCCAGCCATCCCGCACAAGGCCTACCACTTTGACCACAACTACAACCCCCAG GTGACCATGGACCgtcgggtccccccccccttccccaacaCACCAGATTATGTCAACCACTCATCGAAAGCCTTGGAGTACATCAATCAACCGGGCAAGACATTACCGAAGGAGTTAGTGAGCCCTCGGTACCGTGCGTATCCGCCGCTGgagatgttttctttccccCAATCGCCGATCAACCAGGACGGTGCGTCCAGCCAGCACCAGCAGCCCATCCCCGCACAGCGCTCCAGGCCCGGCTTTCTGAGGAGAGCGGACTCACTGGTGAGCTCTACGGAGCTCGCCTTGTTCCGCAGAGTCCATGAAGCCCAGCAGGAGGCCCTCCAGGAAGCCCAGTACAGACAGCAG GCGGACCCCCCTCTTTACGGCCGGGCTCTGGCCTACTCCGCCCCCATGGAGCACTCTGCTCTCAGCAACATGGCCGACAGCCAGAGCCAAATGATGCACAACAAGAGGAACGGCCGCTACGACGACGATTATCCCACCTACCAAGAACAGAAGAAGCCCATGATTGGTTACCCGACCAAGAGCCTGACTCAGCGCCGCCCTCTGTCTGCCCGGAGCTACAGCACTGAGACATACGGAGCATCTCAG ACCCCCTCTCAACAGGCTGCCATGCTGGATAATGACCAGGAGGGGCTGTCAGGGAGCAACCAGTGGGCTCCTTACTCCCTTGGCAGGAGGGACGTCCCACCTGACAACCTCATGAAAAAG AGTGGCCACTCGCACAACCCTTCCCACCAGTCACACAACACCATGATcgtcacctcctcttcctcctcctcctccaccactccTCACCGTGTAGTGCAGCAGGGCTACGACGGGATGATGAACAAAGGGGGCCAATACCAACCTGGCATGCCATTGTCAGTGGTTCCCTCTGGGGGGCCTGGGCAGTACCAAGGCAACATGCCTCAAG GCCATCCCGCCCCTGGACAGGGCTACCAGGGTTCTGGCCTGCCCATGGCTCTGTCCCCATCCGGGAACCAGCCCCAGTACAACCTCCATTCCTCCCACACATCCCATCAGCCTGCCACCAACCCTCAGTACCACGGCAACCAGGGCATGGTCCACGGCAACCAGGGCATGGTCCACGGCAACCAGGGCATGGTCCACGGCAACCAGGGCATGGTCCACAGCAACCAGGGCATGGTCCACAGCAACCAGGGCATGGTGCATAGCAACCAGGGGATGGTGCATAGCAATCAGGTTGTCATGACTCACACTAACCCACGACCTCAGAGCGCTCGCTGCCTGTTGCAGACTAAAGGCCAGAAGAGCACGGATGGTTTTCAAGAACAG TTGTGTGTGAGAATAGAGAAGAACCCTGGTCTTGGTTTCAGTATCTCTGGTGGCATCAGCGGCCAGGGGAACCCCTTCAAGCCCTCCGACATG GGTATCTTTGTTACTAGGGTACAGCATGACGGGCCCGCCACCTCCGCCCTGCAGCCCGGAGACAAGATTCTGCAG GCTAACGGACATAGTTTTTTACACATGGAGCACGAGACGGCCGTCTCTCTGCTGAAGAGTTTCCAGCGGACGGTGGACTTGTTGGTTCTGAGAGACAGCGGCACTTGCTAA
- the lrrc7 gene encoding leucine-rich repeat-containing protein 7 isoform X5, with product MDNYSTLQLQCLEMTTKRKLIGRLVPCRCFRGEEEVISVLDYSHCSLQQVPKEIFSFERTLEELYLDANQIEELPKQLFNCQALKKLSMPDNDLSNLPTTIASLVNLKELDISKNGIQEFPDNIKCCKGLSVVEASVNPITKLPDGFTQLLNLTQLFLNDAFLEFLPANFGRLSKLRILELRENHLKTMPKSIHRLTQLERLDLGSNEFTEMPEVLEQIHNLRELWLDNNSLQNIPGAIGKLRQLRYFDLAKNRIETLDTEISGCESLEDLLLSSNMLQHLPDSIGMLKKLTTLKVDDNQLTSLPNTIGSAKPKHGLSLLEELDCSCNELESLPPTIGYLHNLRTFAADENFLSELPREIGNCKNVTVMSMRSNKLEFLPDEIGQMTKLRVLNLSDNRLKNLPFTFTKLKDLAALWLSDNQSKALIPLQTEAHPETKQKVLTNYMFPQQPRHDEDYQSDSDSFNPTLWEEQRQQRMTVAFDFEDKKEEEDNSGKVKVEINLKRYPTPYPEDLKNMVKSVQSLVGKNVHAGHGHQHQHQHQHQHQHQHQHQHQHQLSTGSATSAGTNMEHTHLSKEQYEPPWPLPPKEVTDREMQDFSQSQLMDQGSMHNSGIDIPKRKDKEDLTESSEDSMGGSPNDIRISDMRPTLVEPPMYKPKVVLLGKDKKESTDEEVDKLHCLNHSGSSATYSDYSPSQGSSGSSNPPGNAHPHAHSHAHSHQHPHQHAHAPALPASSKDQAPQTHWTNRLAQSFPKPIDSKPLLSQRETPPSGTLQQRGDRRPLSEPFDWSEAPHYDNTGFDPEESPMDPPSTGSQGNPPLGSKPRSQSTHGRRPLLRQERIVGVPLELDTQTLPFHGNQRSTPDNDPQSGHPSQNPWQNWTRTPSPLEDRTAFPSKLDLTPTSSPNPDRKDPRLEQGTGPLPGSWTYHDNQGEQNRKDQLSVSGGNKVTVVMSKSSDRLSPMMRETRSKFKKSQSIDEIDIGSYKVYSIPVDSYSTSIEQQTSLDRQDMPCSMEQTNMSRSQSAPMLDDDLIFAGHGASNQNQSGQNQKPAIPHKAYHFDHNYNPQVTMDRRVPPPFPNTPDYVNHSSKALEYINQPGKTLPKELVSPRYRAYPPLEMFSFPQSPINQDGASSQHQQPIPAQRSRPGFLRRADSLVSSTELALFRRVHEAQQEALQEAQYRQQADPPLYGRALAYSAPMEHSALSNMADSQSQMMHNKRNGRYDDDYPTYQEQKKPMIGYPTKSLTQRRPLSARSYSTETYGASQARPVSARPTMAALLEKMPPDYTLATCPEKAPDDTIKVRPGVPQKPDDITSRMPPDWRQQLLRHIEAKRLDRSGVLKHNTLTLGMLCQGGGHGQGRSSSLNFNLYNNTKHEPPAGRWLPLPPPPSAKATPSQQAAMLDNDQEGLSGSNQWAPYSLGRRDVPPDNLMKKSGHSHNPSHQSHNTMIVTSSSSSSSTTPHRVVQQGYDGMMNKGGQYQPGMPLSVVPSGGPGQYQGNMPQGHPAPGQGYQGSGLPMALSPSGNQPQYNLHSSHTSHQPATNPQYHGNQGMVHGNQGMVHGNQGMVHGNQGMVHSNQGMVHSNQGMVHSNQGMVHSNQVVMTHTNPRPQSARCLLQTKGQKSTDGFQEQGIFVTRVQHDGPATSALQPGDKILQANGHSFLHMEHETAVSLLKSFQRTVDLLVLRDSGTC from the exons TGCAGTGTCTGGAAATGACCACCAAGCGGAAGCTGATTGGCCGGCTGGTGCCGTGCCGCTGTTTCCGTGGTGAAGAGGAAGTGATTTCCGTGTTGGATTACTCCCACTGCAGCCTGCAGCAGGTCCCAAAGGAGATCTTCAGCTTTGAGAGGACTCTGGAGGAGCTCTACCTTGACGCCAACCAGATTGAGGAACTACCCAAG CAACTCTTCAACTGCCAGGCCTTGAAGAAGCTGAGCATGCCTGATAACGACTTGTCCAACCTGCCCACCACCATCGCCAGCTTGGTTAACCTCAAAGAGCTAGACATCAGTAAAAACG GTATCCAGGAGTTCCCTGACAATATAAAATGCTGTAAAGGCCTGTCTGTGGTGGAGGCCAGTGTCAACCCCATCACCAA ACTCCCAGATGGTTTTACGCAGCTCTTGAACCTGACCCAGCTCTTCTTAAACGATGCCTTCTTGGAGTTTCTCCCGGCTAACTTTGGCAG ACTCTCCAAACTACGGATCCTGGAGCTCAGAGAGAACCACCTGAAAACTATGCCAAA GTCCATCCACAGACTGACACAGCTGGAGAGGTTGGATCTGGGTAGCAATGAATTCACTGAAATG CCCGAGGTGTTGGAACAGATACACAACCTCAGAGAGCTGTGGCTGGATAACAACTCCCTACAGAATATACCAGGG GCGATAGGAAAACTTCGCCAATTGCGGTACTTTGACTTAGCTAAGAACCGCATCGAGACGCTGGACACTGAAATCTCCGGCTGTGAGTCCTTAGAAGACCTGCTTCTGTCCTCCAACATGCTGCAGCACCTCCCTGACTCTatag GAATGTTAAAGAAGCTGACAACATTGAAGGTAGATGACAACCAGCTGACCTCACTGCCTAACACCATTGGGAG TGCGAAGCCCAAGCACGG TCTGTCTCTATTGGAGGAGTTGGACTGCAGTTGTAATGAGTTGGAGTCGTTGCCTCCCACTATCGGCTACCTGCACAACCTGAGGACCTTCGCTGCTGACGAGAACTTCCTCTCAGAGCTGCCGCGGGAG atcgGTAACTGTAAGAATGTGACGGTTATGTCAATGCGGTCCAACAAACTGGAGTTTCTTCCTGATGAGATCGGACAGATGACCAAACTACGGGTTCTCAACCTCAGTGAtaacag GTTAAAGAATCTACCGTTCACCTTTACTAAGTTGAAGGACCTGGCCGCTCTCTGGCTTTCCGACAATCAG tccAAGGCTCTGATCCCACTGCAGACAGAAGCCCATCCAGAAACCAAACAGAAGGTTTTGACCAACTACATGTTTCCTCAGCAACCACGACATGATGAGG ATTACCAGTCGGATAGTGACAGCTTCAACCCTACTTTGTGGGAGGAGCAGAGACAGCAGAGGATGACTGTGGCCTTTGACTTTGAGGacaagaaagaagaggaagacaacTCTGGAAAGGTCAAG gtggagaTTAACCTAAAGCGCTACCCAACACCCTACCCCGAGGACCTTAAGAACATGGTCAAGTCGGTGCAAAGCCTTGTGGGTAAAAACGTACACGCGGGACACGGGCACCAGCACCAACACCAGCAccagcatcagcaccagcaccagcaccagcaccagcatcAGCACCAGCTGAGCACGGGCAGTGCCACCTCGGCAGGAACCAacatggaacacacacacctcagcaaAGAACAGTACGAACCACCGTGGCCCCTCCCTCCGAAAGAG GTGACGGACAGAGAGATGCAGGACTTCTCTCAGTCTCAGCTAATGGATCAGGGATCTATGCATAACTCTGGCATCGACATCCCCAAGAGGAAGGACAAAGAGGACCTGACAGAGAGCTCCGAG GACTCCATGGGTGGCTCTCCCAACGACATCCGTATTTCCGACATGAGGCCCACCCTGGTGGAGCCGCCCATGTACAAACCCAAGGTGGTTCTGCTGGGGAAGGACAAGAAAG aGTCCACAGATGAAGAGGTGGATAAGCTCCACTGTCTGAACCACAGCGGCTCCTCGGCCACCTACTCCGACTACTCTCCCTCACAGggctcctccggctcctccaaCCCGCCCGGCAACGCTCACCCACACGCGCACTCTCATGCGCACTCACACCAACACCCACATCAACATGCACACGCTCCCGCCCTTCCGGCCTCAAGCAAGGACCAGGCCCCTCAAACACACTGGACCAACAG GCTGGCTCAGTCTTTCCCCAAACCCATTGACTCCAAGCCCCTGCTATCTCAGAGAGAAACCCCTCCATCGGGAACCCTGCAGCAGCGCGGGGACCGACGCCCACTGAGCGAACCGTTTGATTGGTCTGAGGCTCCTCACTATGACAACACAGGTTTTGATCCCGAGGAGTCCCCGATGGATCCTCCGTCCACCGGAAGCCAAGGAAACCCGCCGCTGGGCTCGAAACCCCGCAGCCAGTCGACACACGGGCGCCGCCCCCTCCTCAGGCAGGAGCGAATCGTAGGGGTGCCCCTGGAGCTTGACACCCAGACGCTGCCCTTCCACGGCAACCAGCGCTCCACTCCGGACAATGACCCACAATCAGGGCATCCTTCCCAGAATCCCTGGCAGAACTGGACCAGAACCCCGAGCCCGCTGGAGGACCGAACCGCCTTTCCTTCCAAACTGGACCTGACGCCCACATCGAGCCCAAACCCAGACCGCAAGGACCCAAG GCTGGAACAAGGCACGGGGCCTTTGCCCGGCAGCTGGACATACCATGACAATCAGGGGGAGCAGAACAGGAAGGATCAGCTAAGTGTAAGCGGGGGCAACAAGGTGACCGTGGTGATGAGTAAAAGCTCGGACCGCCTGTCCCCCATGATGAGGGAGACGAGATCCAAGTTCAAGAAGTCCCAGAGCATCGATGAGATCGACATTGGCTCCTACAAGGTCTACAG tatACCCGTGGACAGCTACAGTACATCCATCGAGCAGCAGACGAGTTTGGACCGCCAAGACATGCCGTGTTCTATGGAGCAGACCAACATGTCGCGGTCACAGTCCGCCCCCATGCTAGACGACGACCTGATCTTCGCTGGACACGGAGCGAGCAACCAGAACCAGTCGGGGCAGAACCAGAAGCCAGCCATCCCGCACAAGGCCTACCACTTTGACCACAACTACAACCCCCAG GTGACCATGGACCgtcgggtccccccccccttccccaacaCACCAGATTATGTCAACCACTCATCGAAAGCCTTGGAGTACATCAATCAACCGGGCAAGACATTACCGAAGGAGTTAGTGAGCCCTCGGTACCGTGCGTATCCGCCGCTGgagatgttttctttccccCAATCGCCGATCAACCAGGACGGTGCGTCCAGCCAGCACCAGCAGCCCATCCCCGCACAGCGCTCCAGGCCCGGCTTTCTGAGGAGAGCGGACTCACTGGTGAGCTCTACGGAGCTCGCCTTGTTCCGCAGAGTCCATGAAGCCCAGCAGGAGGCCCTCCAGGAAGCCCAGTACAGACAGCAG GCGGACCCCCCTCTTTACGGCCGGGCTCTGGCCTACTCCGCCCCCATGGAGCACTCTGCTCTCAGCAACATGGCCGACAGCCAGAGCCAAATGATGCACAACAAGAGGAACGGCCGCTACGACGACGATTATCCCACCTACCAAGAACAGAAGAAGCCCATGATTGGTTACCCGACCAAGAGCCTGACTCAGCGCCGCCCTCTGTCTGCCCGGAGCTACAGCACTGAGACATACGGAGCATCTCAG GCGCGTCCAGTGTCAGCTCGTCCCACCATGGCTGCCCTGCTGGAGAAAATGCCCCCCGACTACACTCTCGCAACCTGCCCTGAAAAAGCACCTGACGATACCATCAAAGTAAGGCCTGGTGTACCACAGAAGCCCGACGACATCACCTCCAGGATGCCTCCCGATTGGAGGCAGCAGCTACTTAGGCACATAGAAGCCAAACGATTGGACAGG AGTGGTGTCCTAAAGCACAACACGCTCACGCTGGGCATGCTCTGTCAGGGCGGGGGTCACGGCCAGGGGCGCAGCAGCTCTTTGAACTTTAATCTTTACAATAACACAAAGCATGAGCCTCCCGCTGGCCGCTGGCTGCCactacctcctcctccgtctgctAAAGCT ACCCCCTCTCAACAGGCTGCCATGCTGGATAATGACCAGGAGGGGCTGTCAGGGAGCAACCAGTGGGCTCCTTACTCCCTTGGCAGGAGGGACGTCCCACCTGACAACCTCATGAAAAAG AGTGGCCACTCGCACAACCCTTCCCACCAGTCACACAACACCATGATcgtcacctcctcttcctcctcctcctccaccactccTCACCGTGTAGTGCAGCAGGGCTACGACGGGATGATGAACAAAGGGGGCCAATACCAACCTGGCATGCCATTGTCAGTGGTTCCCTCTGGGGGGCCTGGGCAGTACCAAGGCAACATGCCTCAAG GCCATCCCGCCCCTGGACAGGGCTACCAGGGTTCTGGCCTGCCCATGGCTCTGTCCCCATCCGGGAACCAGCCCCAGTACAACCTCCATTCCTCCCACACATCCCATCAGCCTGCCACCAACCCTCAGTACCACGGCAACCAGGGCATGGTCCACGGCAACCAGGGCATGGTCCACGGCAACCAGGGCATGGTCCACGGCAACCAGGGCATGGTCCACAGCAACCAGGGCATGGTCCACAGCAACCAGGGCATGGTGCATAGCAACCAGGGGATGGTGCATAGCAATCAGGTTGTCATGACTCACACTAACCCACGACCTCAGAGCGCTCGCTGCCTGTTGCAGACTAAAGGCCAGAAGAGCACGGATGGTTTTCAAGAACAG GGTATCTTTGTTACTAGGGTACAGCATGACGGGCCCGCCACCTCCGCCCTGCAGCCCGGAGACAAGATTCTGCAG GCTAACGGACATAGTTTTTTACACATGGAGCACGAGACGGCCGTCTCTCTGCTGAAGAGTTTCCAGCGGACGGTGGACTTGTTGGTTCTGAGAGACAGCGGCACTTGCTAA